The genomic interval TTGACAGAGGCTAAAGAGCAAGTGCTGGCAAACCTGGCCAACTTTGCCTATGATCCATCCAACATGGAAGCTCTGCGAATGCTCCAGGTCACTGAGCTCTTCCTGGACATGCTGACAGAAGAGAACGACAACTTTGTGGAGTTTGGAATTGGTTGGTATAGCTGTAAGGTTGCAGTGTAATATCTATTGCTGTTATAATCTGTttacatgaattaacaatgttTGAAATCATACAGGTGGTTTATGTAACCTCAGCATGGAGCACGAGTCCCGTGATCAGATCCTGCAAAGCGGTGGAGTCCCATTAGTGATATCATGCCTGTCGAGTAACAGAGATGAGACTGTTCTCTCTGCCATCACTACATTAATGAACCTCACCACAGCTGCCTCGCGCACTGAGACCACAGACAGCGCAGTGGTGCAGTGCATGCTGCGCTTCTCTCTCACGCAGAACCCACGCCTCAGGAACCTGGCTTCTGTCTTCCTGCAGGACTACTGCACACAGGAACAAGTGGACAGAGCCCGAGAGGGAATGCAGGGACGAAGTCAGTCAGTGGTGGGGATTCCACTTCCAAAAGACTGACTTTTGATTTCGTATGTAATTGTTCCTGAACAgttgaaaatgtttaaattgtgtaatttaagattattttgaaaaataaaaccttattttcttaataaatcATGTCTGGGTTTAAAtatgtacatacacacacattatatgtatataattatatagtCCTGGGtggattacttacaaattgtagttagtaatgtaatccattttacattacatatttaaagggttagttcacccaaaaattaaatttttgccattaagtactcaccctcatgtcgttccacacccgtaagaccttcgttcatcttcggaacacaaattaagatatttttgatgaaatccgagggtatctgaaccacacataggcagcaacgtcattgtaccttttgacatccagaaagatactgtagttaaaaacatggttaaagtAGTCAACGTGATTACAGGGGTTCAACCTTAGTTGTGAattgacgagaatacttttttgtgagcaaaaacaaaacaaaaatagcgactttattctaCAATTTGAACCGTTATCATCCGTAGTGAcgtcacatgcatgcgtcgtgcaggcttccttgtttacgtccaaatgccaactcagtattggccaaagctgaacacgtgagcagcacgacgcatgcatgtgatgctgacacagggtccggccaataatgagctggcaatcggacgtaaacaaggaagcttGCACTGGgttcactacgtatgacaaTGGTTCAAATTGCTGAATAAagccgttatttttgttttgtttttgcacacaaaaacattaaggttgaaccactgtaatcacgttggctattttaacaatgtttttactacttttctggacattgaatgtggtaatttcattgctttcaatggaggattaaaaaaaacctctcggatttcatcaaaatatcttaaaaggtcttacgggtgtggaacgacatgagggtgagtaatttatgacagaaatttcatttttgggtgagctaaccctttaaggtaatataatctggctactttttgattacttctagattacttttgacctaacttgtTTATCACGTTTATTTGAGACTGCAGTCTGATAATgagtatttcaaaatgtaatataattacaagtacttaatttttggaattgattacataatccagattacatgtaatcagttgcTACCCATCACTGGTCAAGATTAAATAAGAATGTCATGGCATGCAAGAGCACCCGGGTTACAACAGGACATGTCAACAAACCAGTCGCGTTGACCACCGGAGTCACATGGGTtactttactacctttctggggcttaaaagtggtagttgcataggctgtcaatgggggtacagaaagctctcagatttcattaaatatgaaagatgaacaaatgtctaGCGGGTttggaacatgagggtgagtaattaatgacagaactttcatttttgagtgaactatccctttaaacaggACAATGCAGGTGTGGACCAGTCacctccaaaaaaacaaaaaaaacaatcaaagtCAGGGACCAACAGTCAGAACAAGGCATCTTGAAGTAAATTTGCTATGTATATAACATatgcatacatttttgtaaagtttgaaatatttaatatttgtagatttgtgtatatatagtgtttgcacatattttatatgaatgtatgtataataaaacattttaataaattaaaagtttgtatttatttatcaagGATAACACACTGATGttactgtatataaatgtgCTACTTTAAGCAAAGCAGATCATTTTATTCTGCTGTCCTTAGGctgattaaatgttaaaataaataactgtaatataaataaaatccatccatccatccatccataaacatttattaatatttgtatggaactgtgattttttccccccagaaagctttgatgaataaagttcaaaggaaaagcttttatttgaaataaaaatctttaaacattacaaatgtctttactgtcacttttgatcaatttaatgcttccttcttggataaaagtattcattCCTTAAAACAAATACTGACCTCAGCTGTAGTGTAAATggaaattgtatttaaaatacacttctgaatccaaaaaataagaaaagaagCAAAAAATGCTTGAGTTGCTGTTCTACTAAAGGACACATGGGGGAGACACTTAACATATTTTCAGCTCCTTTTTAAGATGTTCACATGTGCTAGATTCCAAATTAGGTGATCCTTTTACTGGAAGTGATGATGCCATAAATCTttgtaaattttaataaatacattacacAGTCAAGTGAATCCACCCAATAATGACCTTGAGTAGCATGCAGTGAATGACAGATTCCATTATTAGCTGCAAGGACATTCGAAAAGAATGTCTGGAGTTTTGTCCAGCTCTTAAGTTTTAAAGTCTCACCCTAAATGATCCTCACGAAACTATGTGTTAGTCCAAACCAGAGTAGCCATTACTTTCCAGCAGACTCATTAGAATGCTGTGAGAGGACCTATTTCCATATGGTCTCAATACTAGCATCAAAATGTTCACATCACAAGCCAAGCAGGAAAGCACCAAGGCCTAAATGAACACCGACAGGGCACACCTGAGATCACAATGAGGGGAAACTACCTTACTGCCAACAAAAAGACTGCATTTGTGCCTTAAATACCCTATTTTTGGATAtcacaataatataaaatgtagaACATATGAACTTCAGATTGAATAGGGAGCAGATGTGCACAGAAACCAACCAAGATGATTTTCATTTGAGACTgctgaaaaaaagtgttttttttttttactgatagTGTAATTTAGgtacattttattatacatttatctACCTAAAACTGACCTAGTGTAAccatgcatatttttttaatgctaatatattagtatatatttggttcaattaaaaattatttggttTCAAAAACAATTTATACCAAAATAAAGACAATTAAGAAAAGGTACATGATCCTTAACATGTAGAAATGCCACCAATAGGTTTTTAGAAATAGGGTAACATAATAGGGTAGTATCATGTACATATAAAACCTGATAAAATCacatgattaattaaaaacatagcttgtaaaacaattaaatcaCAATATATTCGAGTAACTCATAATGTCCTTACATTGATGTCCTGCTTgtaactgtttttaaaaaataccacAGGTGCTTTTGCAATCACAGTCCAAGCTGTTTTTCTGTCTGCTCACGCAGTTTGTGCTTCTGGATCTGACAGAGATGAAGAAAAGAAACAGTCGTGGTGCTATTAAAGGGTTCAATCTGTCGACAGCCAACCACAAGCCTTTAAAAGCAAAGGTGTCATAGTAGCCCTTGAATGCCTGAAACCACTTCAGTGGCTTTCATGCAGACAGGgaaattgtttgaatttcttctgTCTAGAGACAAATGTGAATTGGCCCAAGAAAAccccatttttacattttcttcatttttaacatGATGTACCCACAGAGACACAGAAAGGGGTGGAGATTTGTTATTTAAATGCTCACTGAAATGACTTTCTCTAGACTAAATGAATCATctgaattgtttatttttaataacagtgGTGGTGTGCAGCGACTTTCATACTTTCCATATCTCATAATAACACTTACCTTGCCTGTGATAGTCAAAGGATATCCCTGAACAAATGTTACATAGCGTGGCACCTTGTAATGTGCAATCTGCGAaaacaacagtaatattttaatgGCAAATATTTGTGTACATGTGCTGGATAACACATAAAGCGTGATGGATATTCTGACCTGTCCTTTGCAGTAGGCCTTGAGCTCTTCTGCAGTGCATTCCTGACCAGCCTTGAGTCTAATACAAGCACAAACTTCCTCTCCCATTCTCTCATCCTTTACTCCAACCACCTGTATGGACAACAGAGATTTAATATTACTTTTCTAGCTTAACTATATTCTTCTATAACTTTACTATAAAATGGAGGTTAAAGGAACAGTTGATGAGAAGTGCTAAATAATTCCCGCACAAAGCATACGGGAAAAAAGGGCTGAGACCTGGTTGAGTTAAGCAGTGTTAAAACTTGCGGTTATGGTAAGGTGTGACATTTCTGAAACATGTTCAAAAcagctgaccaatcacagcacactggttcagctgaccaatcagagcacattgcgcttTTGAGAAGGAGAGGTTTCAAAgtaacaggaactaaacagagcattactgactgactgggaagagaggtgctgcaacaatgtaaaatatgtaaaaaataatatttttcaagcatgaaaacctattttagtagaccccaaaaacaaaagggcataatagggaACATTGCTGACCTGTGCTTCCTGAACTTTAGGATGTGTATGCAGAAACTGTTCGATTTCAGCAGGGTAGATGTTCTCTCCTCCTCGGATGATCATGTCCTTGATGCGTCCTTCTATTTTGCAGTAGCCGTACTTGTCCAAAGTGGCAATATCACTTTATAAATTACAGAACAATCATTGAGGACTATTTGGAATGAATTCTGAATAATGTTCATAACTAgtaagagaaaaaagaaaaaaaacactcgCACTTACCCAGTCTTGTACCAGCGATCTTTTGTGATGCACTCCTTGGTCTTTTCATCATCCTTCCAGTATTCCAGCATCACGCAGTATCCCCTGATCATCAGCTCCCCCTGAGCGCCCAGAGGCACAATCTCTCCTGTAGTAGGGTTCACTATTTTTGCCTAACAGAGAAACAACCATTCAGTGTGCTaaaacacacaataaatatGCATTTGGAACATGTTTATCTAGTAGTGTGTGGAAATGAACCTCAGTATGGGGGCATATACATCCAGTAGTCTCTGTCTTTCGTTCCATGCTGTCAACTGGAAAGCCGCAGAATGTCACAGGGCTGTTTTCGGTTGTGCCGTACCCAATCTGAAAATacaaagatctttttttttttgttttgttataatttattattttattattattacataagatattgtattatataaattattattttaaaaaaatatttataaaacttatggttttgaattgataaaataaaataaaatataagaataaataaaataatttgttattataaTTTACCATTTTACtatttgtattgttatatatatatatatatatatatatatatatatatatatatatatatatatatatatatatatatatatatatatatatatatatatacacatacacacacacacacacacacacacacacactaccagtcaaaagtttggaaacattactatttttaatgtttttgaacgaagtctcttatgctcattaaggctgcatttatttcataataaatacagaaaaaaacaataatattgtgaaatattattataatttaaaattacggttttctattttaatatactttaaaatataatttatttctgtgatgcaaagctgaattttcagcatcattactccagtcttcagtgtcacatgatccttcagaaatcattctaatatgctgatttattatcaatgttggaaacagttgtgctgcttaatattagtttataacctgtgatactttttcaggattctttgatgaataaaaagttgctgaaaaaaatatcagcatttatttaaaatagaaatcctttgtaacaatatacactaccgttcaaaatttggggtcagtaattttttttctttctttttttgaaagaaattaatactttaattcagcacggatgtgttaaattgataaaaagtgatagtaaagatttatattgttagaaaagatttatattttgaataaatgctgttctttttaaccttatattcatcaatgaatcctgaaaaaagtatcacaggttccaaaaaaaatattaagcaacacaactgttttcaacattgataataactgagtatcaaatcagcatattagaatgatttctgaaggatcatgtgacaatgaagactggagtaatgatgctgaaaattcagctttgcatcacagaaataaattatattttaaagtatattaaaatagaaaaccataattttaaattgtaataatatttcacaatattattgttttttctgtatttattatgaaataaatgcagccttaatgagcataagagacttcgttcaaaaacattaaaaatagtaatgtttccaaacttttgactggtagtgtatatatatatatatgttggggttttttttaagattatttatttatctccCTTTGCTTGAACAGTGTCACaaattttagaaataaatagcgtctgaaatatttcttcttttgtttttttcaaaatcctaaaactttgtttactttcatgtttaaattacattttaaacccCAAATATTGGACTCCATTGTATATGTTATGGTTTGTGAAACTAACCTCATGATTTCAATGCCATTAAACTTGTTTAAATTACAGTCTGTGTGCTTACATTAAAATGTGGTAAAGGCCTTTTGCTAACATTTTCCAAAAACTAGCCTAAAGGCGAGCAGACAGCGAAATCAGCTGAATCCACAAGGCCTGGGAAGCAGGTGAGGTATGTGGTGCGCACCTGAGAACTGGCACACCAGCTGTTGTTTTGAACACAAGCTTTTTCACTATACAGTATCGCTTTGGGCTAAAACAAATCATCCAAATAAGGCAGCCTTCTAGATACTGGAAACAATTCACCATAGTTTCGTTCAGAGACATAACCTCATCACGGCACAGGATGTCAATTTGTGTTTACCAAACTGAATTACATGTGCTGCCAGCTGTTGAGGCGAGACTGTGTGACATgccagacatttataatgtttgtgtGGAACATTTTAAGTGATTTTAAGTGAGTCATAAGCTTTTGAACtcaattaataaagaaaaaaaaatgcatgcatcATCTTTAATGGCATTTTCCAGTACAGTCTTATTGGATTTCAGTGTCAAACTGTATTACACCTTTTCTCACttgatataattattttgttatatacaGATGTCGATAACTGGCCAATGTTACTACTAGCCAAACACTAGATACTTGCTTGGCAGAATTTGTACACTGCGAGGTGTGAATGTGGACTTGAAAGAACTAAGACATACACTTTGTcgataaaatgttaaatttgttAAGCAAACACTAGATTCCGCCTAACCTGCGAAAAGTTGAGGCGCTCATAAACAGATCTGAGGGTCTCTCAGATCCTTAAGCCAGAGGAACAgggataaaatgttttgttgcatGTGAAAAAAACTAGGTGATTCCACTTCAGTTTCTTGTCTTTTTATACTGAATACTGTACATAGTTGAAATCAAAGGAGACATTTATGCAAAGGAATGTGCCTCTCCAAATGAAACGCTCCTTTGCAGACAAAAGAAAAACCTCCATTTCCATTGTTGTGATGTGATACCAGCCAAACATCTGGTGGTGATTATATGTTATAAAACACCCGCCACATGGGAGTGGCTCCTTTTCCTTCTTCTGCTGACTAAAAACAATGGAAATGTCTGGCACGACACACAGTCTCACCTTAACCTCACAAGATTTGGCTACACACAATTTACCGTATGAAATGAAAGACtaagaacaaaaataacatttcagaCCTCTGAATTTGCTTATACCTAACATACACTTAAAACCTTTCATGTATTTTTAGgtagaaagagaaaaaaagaaaattattaaatagaaatacattttccGATGGCCCATGACGCTTTTCACAAATTACGGGAGTAACTTCCGTTAAACTATAAACAATCAGTGAAACTTTTCTGTACtcaccttctgtattcaacttaacGAAAAAAGCGTAAGTGACGATACATCAAATACGcttttttcataagttgaatacagaaggcgcaAGACAtagtgtaagcgttttgaactgtgagaggtgttacactttctttgtaagttgaatacggaaggtggtctggcggaagttagatattttactttataacttgttaaatatggatattttttttacacaaacgcatcgcttcacttcagaaggcctttattaaacccccgGAGCTGtatggagtacgtttatgatggacggatacactttcttgagcttcaaactcgttgccCCCGTTCACtggcattataaagctttgacgcgtcaggatatttgttaatataactccgattgtgttcatcagaatgaagaaagtcatatacactataggatggcttgagggtgagtaaatctaggggtaattttaattttaaagtgaactaatcctttaaacgcCTCCATCGAAGTCCAGATATTACTTCTGCAAACATCTACAtcacaatgtgaaatattagcATACCCCCCCCCCAATAAATGAAAGAAGGCAAGGTTTCAGTTAATTGTAGTGTTGTCGCCATGCCATGGAGATGttgtttgttatttgttttgCCTTCAGAAAATGGATGAAATTAGGAATCAGTGGTCAAGATTTGTTTATTACAATGTTCCTGAGCACTACAACCCTAAAGTTCACTTGTGTACAGCGTATTTTAAGGAGGACAGCTTTCTGAACCAGGGAGAATTTACAATGCCAGGTGTACACAAGTCATGCTTGCAAAGTTGGTTCCAATCGATCTGcttaaaggtgctctatgtaagtttttgtctgtactaaagcataaaaataccataatatgtttgcagatattaaACATGCGGAGTTCACATACTCGTTTCTCTGAAAACTattgctacagccagttattttactttgaaacactgcaaaaaatgctgttcttacttagagtttttgtcttgtttctagtcaaaatatcttaaagttcttaaatcaagaagcattttcttgacaagtaaaaattattttcttgttttcagaaaaaataagtcaaaattaagtgagtttttccttaaaacaagcaaaataatctgccagtggggtaagTAAAATAATCTTAtatcaaaccaaaaataaaatatataatcttgttttcagtttggattaagattattttgcttaccccactggcagattattttgcttgttttaaggaaaaactcacttaattttgacttatttttcctaaaaacaagaaaatgatttttacttGTCAAGAAAATACTTCTTGatctaagaatttttagatatttggactggaaacaagacaaaaattctaagtaagaacagcattttttgcagtgctcCTGTTGCGTGTCTTCAAACTGGCAATCCGCGAGAGCattgagtctgaggaggagggggcggggcaaacaatattttgaatttggactgcagtacccatttcaaccactagctgtcaatcTTACATAAAGCACCTTTAATCATCTGCATTTTCAGAATCTGACTTGGGCTGATACGGTAAATCCGATGACTTTAGAAGCCTTGGAAGCTGAAGCTCACGATTATGGAAAGTCGTGTTACATTTCCATCACATGCAAGAGGTGTTTGGCCAAACACAACGCACTGGGtcagctggccaatcagagcactctgggcttttcggaaggaggggctcTGTAGAACCCGGAACTCAATCAGAGAGTTTCAGACAGACTGGGAATAGAGGTACTGCAATAATGTACAGGATGTGAAACACAACACACTGAGtcagctggccaatcagagcactctAGGCTTTCcggaaggaggggctttgtAGAACCTGGAAACCCTTTAAGTTTGCAATGGCTACGGGAAAGTTAAGAGCAGAACTGTATAAGCACtacttaaataattttaatttatttttaataaatatcttgcAGATTTTTCAATGGATATGCAAGTTAAGAGTTTAACTATATTATAAACACTACTGCGTTCAATTAACTATATTATAAACACTACTGCATTCAACTCTCTTCCCTCCTTTTCCGATTCAcacaccctctctctctctctctctctctctctctctcgagcTCACCTCTAGCCCTCTCTCTCtgcactctcacacactctctttctTTACTCTGAGGTTGTGTGGACCACTTTTTCTGTCTGTATATGTTCCTGCTGCAAAAGACTCTTGGAGTAAAGCAGAAAGAAGACCAAATAGCCAAACAGCATAAAGCAGTGAACTGATCAACACACCATCATCATGCACAGTTTCAGCTTCTTCTTGGTGCTATTGTGTCTACAGGTTTGCATCCCTTTTGTGTTTACTGCACCAACTCAGTGTCCAAGCCAGTGCCACTGCCATGGGGACCTGCAACATGTTATTTGTGACAACGTCGGACTGAAGAAGATCCCCCGAATATCTGAGGCCACTCGTCTCCTTAATCTGCAAAGGAACAACTTGGGAAATCTCCCAACTGGAGGCTTCAGTGAGATGAAGGGGCTAATTTCTCTGCACCTGCAGCACTGTCAGGTTCGAGAGATCGCCAGCCAGGCTTTCAAAGGGCTAAAGAAACTCATCTACCTCTACTTGTCTAATAATGAGATCAGCACCATCAAA from Ctenopharyngodon idella isolate HZGC_01 chromosome 12, HZGC01, whole genome shotgun sequence carries:
- the armc7 gene encoding armadillo repeat-containing protein 7; its protein translation is MAGKNRFSVSDRFEFLQGLVTEFQDTDSEEAKEQVLANLANFAYDPSNMEALRMLQVTELFLDMLTEENDNFVEFGIGGLCNLSMEHESRDQILQSGGVPLVISCLSSNRDETVLSAITTLMNLTTAASRTETTDSAVVQCMLRFSLTQNPRLRNLASVFLQDYCTQEQVDRAREGMQGRSQSVVGIPLPKD